Proteins co-encoded in one Halorussus lipolyticus genomic window:
- the sucC gene encoding ADP-forming succinate--CoA ligase subunit beta produces the protein MRLHEYQAKSVFADAGIPTPDATLASSVEEVVEAAEDIGYPVAVKAQVHVGGRGKAGGIKLAESKAEAEEAAESIIGMDLKGYHVERVLVEEAVDFKNELYVGVTMDRGEGKPVAMVSTKGGVDIESVAEETPEAIAREHIDPAFGMHHYQARKAVYDAGVPRELASDVASVLQTMYQLWDDRDASEVEINPLMVTEDDEIIAADAVMNIDDDALFRQQELAEMEEETFEDDLERKAGEYGFDYVRLSGNVGIIGNGAGLVMTTLDLVDYYGGEPANFLDIGGGAKAERVANALDMVFSDENVDAVVFNIFGGITRGDEVAKGINSALEQFDEIPKPVVVRLAGTNAEEGREILNDELVTVEETLEDAVQRTVEYSEEEAQ, from the coding sequence ATGAGATTACACGAGTATCAGGCGAAGAGCGTCTTCGCCGACGCAGGAATTCCGACGCCGGACGCGACGCTGGCGTCGTCGGTCGAGGAGGTAGTCGAGGCCGCAGAGGACATCGGCTACCCCGTCGCCGTCAAGGCACAGGTACACGTCGGCGGTCGCGGCAAGGCCGGCGGCATCAAACTCGCCGAGAGCAAGGCGGAGGCCGAGGAGGCCGCCGAGTCCATCATCGGCATGGACCTCAAGGGCTACCACGTCGAGCGCGTGCTGGTCGAGGAGGCCGTGGACTTCAAGAACGAACTCTACGTGGGCGTGACCATGGACCGCGGCGAGGGCAAGCCCGTGGCGATGGTCTCGACCAAGGGCGGCGTGGACATCGAGTCCGTCGCCGAGGAGACCCCCGAAGCCATCGCGCGAGAACACATCGACCCCGCGTTCGGGATGCACCACTATCAGGCCCGCAAGGCGGTCTACGACGCGGGCGTCCCCCGAGAACTCGCCTCTGACGTGGCGAGCGTCCTCCAGACGATGTATCAGCTCTGGGACGACCGCGACGCCAGCGAGGTCGAAATCAACCCCCTGATGGTCACGGAAGACGACGAAATCATCGCGGCCGACGCCGTGATGAACATCGACGACGACGCCCTGTTCCGCCAGCAGGAACTCGCCGAGATGGAGGAGGAGACCTTCGAGGACGACCTCGAACGCAAGGCCGGCGAGTACGGCTTCGACTACGTTCGACTCTCGGGCAACGTCGGCATCATCGGAAACGGTGCCGGTCTGGTCATGACGACCCTCGACCTCGTGGACTACTACGGCGGCGAACCCGCCAACTTCCTCGACATCGGTGGCGGCGCGAAGGCCGAGCGAGTCGCCAACGCGCTGGACATGGTGTTCTCCGACGAGAACGTCGATGCCGTGGTCTTCAACATCTTCGGCGGCATCACTCGCGGTGACGAGGTGGCCAAGGGTATCAACTCCGCGCTCGAACAGTTCGACGAGATTCCCAAGCCCGTGGTCGTTCGCCTCGCCGGGACCAACGCCGAGGAGGGCCGCGAGATTCTGAACGACGAACTCGTCACGGTCGAGGAGACCCTCGAAGACGCGGTTCAGCGCACGGTCGAATACTCCGAGGAGGAAGCACAATGA
- the sucD gene encoding succinate--CoA ligase subunit alpha: MSVLVDSDTRVVVQGITGGEGKFHAEQMMDYGTNVVAGAVPGKGGQEVNGVPVYDTVHEAAREEDADASVVFVPPAFAGDAVFEALDAPLDLVVAITEGIPTQDMAKVNKRLSEVDTRLIGPNCPGIITPGEAKLGILPGNIFESGEVGLVSRSGTLTYQVVDNLTSRGIGQTTAIGIGGDPIIGTDFIDALELFEADPDTKAVVMCGEIGGEDEEEAARYIAENMDTPVAGFIAGRTAPPGKRMGHAGAIVSGSGTGTAESKINALNDAGVPVGDTPNEVADHIEDFL; this comes from the coding sequence ATGAGCGTTCTAGTCGATTCCGACACCAGAGTCGTCGTACAGGGCATCACCGGCGGGGAAGGCAAGTTCCACGCCGAGCAGATGATGGACTACGGCACCAACGTCGTGGCCGGTGCGGTGCCCGGCAAGGGCGGCCAAGAGGTCAACGGGGTGCCCGTCTACGACACGGTTCACGAAGCGGCCCGCGAGGAGGACGCCGACGCTTCGGTCGTCTTCGTCCCCCCGGCATTCGCCGGAGACGCCGTGTTCGAGGCTCTCGACGCCCCGCTCGACCTCGTGGTCGCCATCACCGAGGGCATCCCCACGCAGGACATGGCGAAGGTCAACAAGCGACTCTCGGAAGTTGACACGCGCCTCATCGGTCCGAACTGTCCGGGCATCATCACCCCCGGCGAGGCCAAACTCGGCATCCTGCCGGGCAACATCTTCGAGTCCGGCGAGGTCGGTCTGGTCTCCCGGTCCGGTACCCTCACCTACCAAGTCGTGGACAACCTGACCTCCCGCGGCATCGGTCAGACCACCGCCATCGGCATCGGCGGCGACCCCATCATCGGCACCGACTTCATCGACGCGCTCGAACTGTTCGAGGCCGACCCCGACACGAAGGCGGTCGTCATGTGCGGCGAAATCGGCGGCGAGGACGAGGAGGAGGCCGCCCGCTACATCGCCGAGAACATGGACACCCCGGTCGCTGGCTTCATCGCCGGTCGGACCGCCCCGCCGGGCAAGCGCATGGGCCACGCCGGAGCCATCGTCTCCGGTAGCGGCACCGGCACGGCGGAGAGCAAAATCAACGCGCTGAACGACGCCGGCGTCCCGGTCGGCGACACCCCGAACGAAGTCGCGGACCACATCGAAGACTTCCTGTAG
- a CDS encoding DUF7577 domain-containing protein, with translation MDLALRLLVACFVIASPTLLFLGLMRGLEKLRDDALLMRLAESDDAPRDVSSAAAEALDKGPIRADGRGSSGSSAGDSVPTADSYVCATCGATNMNGARYCQQCLGELNR, from the coding sequence ATGGACCTCGCCCTCCGACTGCTGGTCGCCTGCTTCGTCATCGCCTCGCCGACGTTACTGTTCCTCGGGTTGATGCGCGGACTGGAGAAACTCCGGGACGACGCGCTCCTGATGCGACTGGCCGAGAGCGACGACGCACCGCGAGACGTGTCGAGCGCCGCCGCCGAGGCGCTGGACAAGGGACCGATTCGGGCCGACGGCCGCGGGTCGAGCGGTTCGTCCGCGGGCGACTCCGTGCCCACCGCCGACTCCTACGTCTGTGCTACCTGCGGCGCGACGAACATGAACGGCGCGCGCTACTGCCAGCAGTGTCTCGGCGAACTGAATCGGTAA
- a CDS encoding DUF7511 domain-containing protein, whose product MSTDPDTLDTPTETDFDFETEPRADRPSIELDSVVVEYDERPDRRTIYPGEASGTERMSSWLTADDAGFVDLDAMR is encoded by the coding sequence ATGAGTACGGACCCCGACACCCTCGACACCCCGACCGAGACGGACTTCGATTTCGAGACTGAACCACGCGCGGACCGGCCCTCCATCGAGTTGGATTCGGTCGTCGTCGAATACGACGAACGACCCGACCGACGGACGATTTACCCCGGCGAGGCCTCGGGCACGGAGCGAATGTCCTCGTGGCTCACCGCCGACGACGCCGGATTCGTTGACCTCGACGCGATGCGGTGA
- a CDS encoding DUF7282 domain-containing protein, with the protein MTGTTRTVLVAALLALAVFTGVALASPATSTTADVQANETTTANDTATNETTTANDTATNETTTATETTNETAANETASNETTPNETASVSAPDQQFDGESLSVDSATLPDGGFVVVYNQSGAVLGHTDYLDAGNHTNLTVSLNATLEDPQVLVLGVYRNNGSQTFNASQDSVSYMTANDKEVSDVAYVYFQKRGAETTADESTDRSTEMETETTTESAMSDETEETTTESSGGIPGFTPSTAVVALVAAALIGWRRS; encoded by the coding sequence ATGACAGGTACGACGCGAACGGTCCTCGTTGCGGCGCTGTTGGCGCTTGCCGTCTTCACCGGCGTAGCCCTCGCAAGCCCCGCAACTTCGACGACAGCAGACGTACAGGCGAACGAAACGACGACGGCGAACGATACGGCGACGAACGAGACGACGACGGCAAACGATACGGCGACGAACGAGACGACGACCGCTACCGAGACGACGAACGAAACGGCGGCGAACGAAACCGCATCGAACGAGACGACGCCGAACGAGACGGCGTCCGTGTCGGCCCCCGACCAGCAGTTCGACGGCGAGTCGCTGTCCGTCGATTCGGCGACCCTCCCCGACGGCGGGTTCGTGGTCGTCTACAACCAGAGCGGCGCTGTGCTGGGTCACACCGACTACCTCGACGCTGGCAACCACACCAATCTCACCGTCTCGCTGAACGCGACGCTCGAGGACCCGCAGGTGCTGGTGCTGGGCGTCTACCGCAACAACGGTAGCCAGACGTTCAACGCCTCGCAGGACTCCGTGTCGTACATGACGGCCAACGACAAGGAAGTCTCGGACGTGGCCTACGTCTACTTCCAGAAGCGCGGTGCCGAGACGACCGCCGACGAGTCCACCGACCGGTCCACCGAGATGGAGACCGAAACGACCACCGAATCTGCGATGAGTGACGAGACCGAGGAGACGACCACCGAGTCCTCCGGCGGTATCCCCGGCTTCACGCCGAGTACCGCAGTCGTCGCCCTCGTCGCGGCCGCCCTCATCGGCTGGCGGCGAAGCTAA
- a CDS encoding carboxylate--amine ligase, with protein sequence MNTPDAETGGVGATTGETPADAAVVVPIIDAASSAACLRSLGRRGIPTVAVSEQRTAPALRSKFCEEVVKIPDPNERLDAYAEVLRSLAGRSDVRTVIPVREEDVYVLAKHREQFAEEVATPWPGLETLRNVQDRVRLFDAAESADVARPKTATLDEWDDWDREAIVKPRYTVRATEYLESEARAPDESRSQHSSTRFLTPGTEPDRDELVAEMGHVPLVQEYVPDSDEYAFFALYDEGDPVATFQHRQRRGYKYSGGPSAFRESVDIPALDSAGRRLLAELDWHGLAMVEFLRNPETGDFELMEINPRFWTSLPFTVQAGVNFPYYYWQMAGGNPPEREPDYEVGTASHLLRGELLHLYSILFEDYPLVKRPSFAESVRDVGASLVAHPRFDYLGLSDPMPAVQDLKNVGSELLTGRKSGRSR encoded by the coding sequence CTGAACACGCCAGACGCCGAGACCGGTGGCGTCGGAGCGACGACCGGCGAGACGCCCGCGGACGCGGCCGTCGTCGTCCCCATCATCGACGCGGCGAGCAGTGCCGCCTGCCTCCGGTCGCTCGGACGGCGCGGAATCCCGACGGTCGCAGTCTCCGAACAGCGGACCGCCCCGGCGCTCCGGTCGAAGTTCTGCGAGGAGGTCGTCAAAATCCCCGACCCAAACGAGCGGTTGGACGCCTACGCCGAGGTTCTCCGGTCGCTCGCTGGCCGGTCCGACGTGCGGACCGTCATCCCGGTCCGCGAGGAGGACGTGTACGTGCTGGCCAAGCACCGCGAGCAGTTCGCCGAGGAGGTGGCGACGCCGTGGCCCGGCCTCGAAACGCTTCGGAACGTCCAAGACCGGGTGCGACTGTTCGACGCCGCGGAGTCGGCCGACGTTGCCCGACCGAAGACCGCGACCCTCGACGAGTGGGACGACTGGGACCGCGAGGCCATCGTCAAGCCTCGATACACGGTTCGAGCCACGGAGTACCTCGAATCCGAGGCTCGCGCCCCCGACGAAAGCCGGAGCCAACACAGTTCGACGCGATTCCTGACGCCGGGGACAGAACCGGACCGCGACGAGTTGGTGGCCGAGATGGGCCACGTCCCGCTGGTCCAAGAGTACGTGCCCGACTCCGACGAGTACGCCTTCTTCGCGCTCTACGACGAGGGCGACCCGGTTGCCACTTTCCAGCACCGCCAGCGCAGGGGATACAAGTACTCTGGCGGGCCGAGCGCCTTCCGGGAGTCGGTCGATATTCCGGCGCTCGATTCGGCCGGCCGGCGACTGCTGGCCGAGTTGGACTGGCACGGACTGGCGATGGTCGAGTTCCTCCGGAATCCCGAGACCGGCGATTTCGAACTCATGGAAATCAACCCCCGGTTCTGGACCTCGCTCCCCTTCACGGTGCAGGCGGGCGTGAACTTCCCGTACTACTACTGGCAGATGGCCGGCGGAAACCCGCCCGAACGCGAACCGGATTACGAGGTCGGGACCGCGAGCCACCTGCTCCGGGGCGAACTCCTGCACCTCTACAGCATCCTGTTCGAGGACTATCCCCTCGTGAAGCGCCCCTCGTTCGCAGAGTCGGTGCGGGATGTCGGGGCGTCACTCGTGGCACATCCCCGGTTCGACTATCTAGGCCTGAGCGACCCGATGCCGGCGGTGCAGGACTTGAAGAACGTCGGGTCGGAACTGCTCACGGGGCGGAAATCCGGCCGGTCGCGGTGA
- a CDS encoding M24 family metallopeptidase — protein MNAPDSPDSPDPSNLPDPPNPPTTDYDRLADALAANDADAFVHVGDRFDDLLRYLTRFGGPDRAYAFVYADGDAHLCAPSLFAEQAEREFPGESVHAASEQVSSDAAERALEVLGGREDGPDVSTDDCRVVVPPTVSTATKETLAGGVGELRTEAVDVGRARKADAERACHAFVQRAAQRGMARAEAVLSAAELDSDEVRWRGDLLTTERLRRAVNATLSRWGVTDAGNSVIGAGPTCADLHFTGEDVIRPGETVLLDLSPRGPHGYYADLTRTFVLGEADEWATTAYEAVLEAQDAALAVLEGGAGTRGEAAHDAATDVLAEYGFDAGDVDVGMYHGLGHGVGVSLHEGPSLAGDEVLEAGNVVTVEPGVYDPEVGGVRIEDLVVITGEGYRNLTDYPREMVPGRWRE, from the coding sequence ATGAACGCACCGGACTCGCCAGACTCACCGGACCCATCGAATTTGCCGGACCCGCCGAACCCGCCGACGACCGATTACGACCGACTCGCCGACGCGCTGGCCGCGAACGACGCCGACGCCTTCGTCCACGTCGGCGACAGGTTCGACGACTTGCTCCGGTATCTGACCCGGTTCGGCGGCCCGGACCGAGCCTACGCCTTCGTCTACGCCGACGGGGACGCCCACCTCTGCGCGCCGTCGCTGTTCGCCGAGCAGGCCGAACGGGAATTCCCCGGCGAGAGCGTTCACGCGGCGAGCGAGCAGGTCTCCTCGGACGCCGCCGAACGGGCGCTGGAAGTCCTCGGCGGACGGGAAGACGGCCCCGACGTATCGACCGACGACTGCCGGGTCGTCGTCCCGCCGACCGTCTCCACCGCGACGAAGGAAACGCTGGCAGGCGGCGTCGGCGAACTCCGCACCGAAGCGGTCGATGTGGGCCGAGCGCGGAAGGCCGACGCCGAGCGGGCCTGCCACGCCTTCGTCCAGCGGGCCGCACAGCGAGGGATGGCCCGCGCCGAGGCGGTCCTCTCGGCGGCCGAACTTGACAGCGACGAGGTTCGGTGGCGGGGCGACCTCCTCACGACCGAGCGACTCCGCAGAGCGGTCAACGCTACCCTGTCGCGGTGGGGCGTGACCGACGCCGGGAACTCTGTCATCGGTGCCGGTCCGACCTGCGCCGACCTCCACTTCACCGGCGAGGACGTGATTCGCCCCGGTGAGACGGTCCTGCTGGACCTCTCGCCGCGAGGCCCGCACGGCTACTACGCCGACCTCACGCGGACCTTCGTCCTCGGCGAGGCGGACGAGTGGGCGACGACCGCCTACGAGGCAGTGCTGGAGGCGCAGGACGCCGCACTCGCGGTGCTGGAAGGCGGTGCAGGAACCCGAGGAGAGGCGGCCCACGACGCCGCGACCGACGTGCTGGCCGAGTACGGTTTCGACGCTGGCGACGTTGACGTGGGGATGTACCACGGCCTCGGGCACGGCGTCGGGGTGAGTCTGCACGAGGGTCCGTCGCTTGCCGGCGACGAGGTTCTGGAAGCCGGAAACGTGGTGACGGTCGAACCCGGCGTGTACGACCCCGAGGTGGGCGGCGTCCGAATCGAGGACTTGGTGGTGATTACTGGGGAGGGGTACCGGAATCTGACCGACTACCCGCGGGAGATGGTTCCGGGGCGCTGGCGAGAATAG
- a CDS encoding DUF7553 family protein, translating to MNKHFEDAWYYARRAGKHLTRGLRDELAPVERRLREATGREKEATTRREKWRTELKATEDEAVDRARRAVRKARRRV from the coding sequence ATGAACAAGCACTTCGAGGACGCATGGTACTACGCCCGCCGCGCCGGCAAGCACCTGACCCGCGGCCTGCGCGACGAACTCGCGCCGGTCGAGCGCCGACTCCGCGAGGCCACCGGCAGAGAGAAAGAAGCCACGACCCGCCGGGAGAAGTGGCGCACCGAACTGAAAGCGACCGAGGACGAGGCCGTGGACCGCGCTCGACGCGCCGTGCGAAAGGCGCGCCGTCGGGTTTGA
- a CDS encoding MBL fold metallo-hydrolase: MFTRLSIPTPFQVGPVNAYLAGRTLVDPGPGSEEAWAALLDGLEARGLGPTDVEQVLVTHPHPDHFGLASRLREAGARVVASPTTADIIADFGARLDYEQSYFVDMFERHGMARETAETVTDLPEVFLKVAPGVETDVLLEDGETIEVADTGVTGEAVQGHAPGETVFTYETDDEKRAIVGDHVLADITPNPLLQPPLPEGSAAGAGASATINGERPRVLPAFNRSLANLRDREFDRFLPGHREEISNPAERIDEILDAHEERTQNVREIVAGGPTTAVEVMEELFSDLPATEYFSGMSEAVGHLDVLDERGEVESREQGGVVVWEVAA; this comes from the coding sequence ATGTTCACGCGGCTCTCGATACCGACGCCGTTCCAAGTCGGCCCAGTCAACGCCTACCTCGCCGGGCGGACGCTGGTCGACCCCGGACCGGGAAGCGAGGAGGCGTGGGCGGCCCTGCTCGACGGCCTCGAAGCCAGAGGGCTGGGACCGACCGACGTCGAACAAGTGCTGGTCACCCACCCCCATCCAGACCATTTCGGACTGGCGAGTCGGCTCCGAGAGGCCGGCGCGCGGGTCGTCGCCAGTCCGACCACCGCGGACATCATCGCCGACTTCGGCGCGCGACTCGACTACGAGCAGTCCTACTTCGTGGACATGTTCGAGCGCCACGGGATGGCCCGCGAGACCGCAGAGACCGTCACCGACCTCCCCGAGGTCTTCCTCAAGGTCGCGCCCGGCGTCGAGACCGACGTTCTTCTCGAGGACGGCGAGACCATCGAAGTCGCGGACACCGGCGTCACGGGTGAGGCCGTGCAGGGCCACGCTCCCGGCGAGACCGTCTTCACCTACGAGACCGACGACGAAAAGCGAGCCATCGTCGGCGACCACGTGCTGGCCGACATCACGCCCAACCCCCTCCTCCAGCCACCCCTCCCCGAGGGAAGCGCGGCCGGCGCGGGAGCCAGCGCCACGATAAACGGCGAGCGACCGCGGGTCCTCCCGGCGTTCAACCGGTCGCTGGCGAACCTCCGGGACCGGGAGTTCGACCGCTTCCTGCCGGGCCACCGCGAGGAGATTTCGAACCCCGCCGAGCGCATCGACGAGATTCTAGACGCTCACGAGGAGCGCACCCAGAACGTCAGAGAAATCGTCGCGGGTGGCCCAACCACTGCGGTCGAGGTCATGGAGGAGCTATTCTCGGACCTCCCCGCGACCGAGTACTTCTCGGGCATGAGCGAGGCCGTCGGCCACCTCGACGTGCTGGACGAGCGGGGCGAGGTCGAGTCTCGCGAGCAGGGCGGCGTGGTCGTCTGGGAGGTGGCGGCGTGA
- a CDS encoding adenine deaminase C-terminal domain-containing protein: MNDLQSVALGDETADLVITGGRVCLPEKGEFQSRDVVVVDDRVAALPEDAQPVIGDETQVITASNRVVAPGFVDAHTHLDLHQTFENAYHYVVEGGTTTVVSEVTGYGPAFGAEGVEQFLTATSYLPVRVRAVVPPQPLLDTFEPQRDEGEDAEALVNLLSDDRVVGVGETDWIHAVGRDTPAERLYERADAEDKTVSGHAAGCSDEKLSAFATVIDDDHEAISGEDIVERVENGIHAIGRYGSIRDDMDAIGEAYPEVPTAELSLSTDGMWPRELISDGYMDAVVRRAIEEGVEPADAIRMATLNPARHFGLADEGVGSLSPGSVADVVLIDDLDTVNVTTVVSGGEVVFNKGESKVAPRTHEYPDHFYDSVNVSTDPAEFRVPADVANTDGEVRAVEQQGGLLSSETIVAPPVEDGELVAEPDEDVLKATLLDRHPKGDGTGFTGFVTGLGLDSGAVATSVVWETTGVLAVGTNDEDRRTAVSHVNEMGGGWAVVDDGEVIAELPTRVAGVCSDLEVEETAKLYDAVESALRRLGAEPDRPMLAVQTLTFPGVPQLKFSFSGYADILHREIVGLTP; this comes from the coding sequence GTGAACGACCTCCAGTCGGTCGCGCTCGGCGACGAGACCGCGGATTTGGTCATCACCGGCGGTCGGGTCTGTCTGCCCGAAAAGGGCGAGTTCCAGTCGCGCGACGTGGTGGTGGTGGACGACCGAGTGGCCGCGCTCCCCGAGGACGCCCAACCCGTCATCGGCGACGAAACGCAGGTCATCACCGCGAGCAACCGGGTGGTCGCGCCGGGGTTCGTGGACGCCCACACCCACCTCGACCTCCACCAGACGTTCGAGAACGCCTATCACTACGTCGTGGAGGGCGGCACCACCACGGTCGTCTCGGAGGTAACGGGCTACGGCCCGGCGTTCGGCGCTGAGGGCGTCGAGCAGTTCCTCACCGCCACGTCGTATCTCCCGGTTCGCGTGCGCGCGGTGGTTCCTCCCCAACCCCTGCTCGACACCTTCGAACCCCAGCGCGACGAGGGCGAGGACGCCGAGGCCCTCGTCAATCTCCTCTCGGACGACCGGGTGGTCGGAGTCGGCGAGACCGACTGGATTCACGCGGTCGGCAGAGACACCCCGGCGGAGCGCCTCTACGAGCGCGCCGACGCCGAGGACAAGACCGTCTCGGGCCACGCCGCGGGATGCTCGGACGAGAAGCTCTCGGCGTTCGCCACCGTCATCGACGACGACCACGAGGCCATCTCGGGCGAAGACATCGTGGAGCGCGTCGAGAACGGTATCCACGCAATCGGACGCTACGGGTCGATTCGGGACGACATGGACGCCATCGGCGAGGCGTACCCCGAGGTCCCGACCGCCGAACTCTCGCTTTCGACCGACGGGATGTGGCCCCGCGAACTCATCTCCGATGGCTACATGGACGCGGTGGTCCGGCGGGCCATCGAGGAGGGCGTCGAACCCGCAGACGCCATCCGGATGGCGACCCTGAACCCGGCCCGCCACTTCGGACTGGCCGACGAGGGCGTCGGGTCGCTGTCGCCGGGAAGCGTCGCCGACGTGGTTCTCATCGACGACCTCGATACCGTGAACGTCACCACGGTCGTCTCGGGCGGCGAAGTCGTCTTCAACAAGGGCGAGTCGAAGGTCGCGCCCCGGACCCACGAGTACCCCGACCACTTCTACGACTCGGTGAACGTCTCGACCGACCCGGCCGAGTTCCGGGTGCCCGCCGACGTGGCAAACACCGACGGCGAGGTCCGAGCGGTCGAACAGCAGGGCGGTCTCCTCTCGAGTGAGACCATCGTCGCCCCGCCGGTCGAGGACGGCGAGTTAGTCGCCGAACCGGACGAGGACGTGCTGAAGGCGACCCTGCTCGACAGGCATCCGAAGGGTGACGGAACCGGCTTCACCGGGTTCGTGACCGGCCTCGGTCTCGACTCGGGCGCGGTGGCGACCAGTGTGGTCTGGGAGACCACGGGCGTCCTCGCGGTCGGGACGAACGACGAGGACAGGCGAACCGCCGTCTCGCACGTCAACGAGATGGGCGGCGGGTGGGCCGTCGTGGACGACGGCGAGGTAATCGCCGAACTCCCGACCCGAGTCGCGGGCGTCTGCTCGGACCTCGAAGTCGAGGAGACCGCGAAACTCTACGACGCGGTGGAGTCGGCGCTCCGGCGACTCGGTGCCGAGCCGGACCGACCCATGCTCGCGGTCCAGACGCTGACCTTCCCCGGCGTCCCGCAACTCAAATTCTCCTTCTCGGGGTACGCCGACATCTTGCATCGAGAAATCGTCGGGTTGACGCCCTGA
- a CDS encoding M20/M25/M40 family metallo-hydrolase — MDEPHRDFLERLLTTPSPSGFEADVQRHWVEYVSEFADEVRTDEYGNAVAVVEGGDPAVAFTGHADEIGMMVNSVDDDGYIHPSRVGGTDRTVTKGQHVEIHTEEGVVRGVVGQTAIHLRDTDEDEIEDVSEQHIDIGAESEAEARELVDVGDPITFDTPVRDLQGTRMAARGMDNRVGIWVSAEAARRAAEADVDATIYAVSTVQEELGKQGAKMVGFDLPVDAAVAVDVTHAVDSPDIGSEDDEHGEVELGGGPVVARGSSNHPEVVRAVREAGDAKDLPVQLQASGRSTGTDADAFYTSQGGIPSLNLGLPNRYMHTPVEVIDTDDLDAAADLLAAFADESSGRDEFSVEI; from the coding sequence ATGGACGAACCACACCGCGATTTCCTCGAACGCCTGCTAACCACCCCGAGTCCGTCCGGATTCGAGGCCGACGTACAGCGCCACTGGGTCGAGTACGTCTCGGAGTTCGCCGACGAGGTCAGAACCGACGAGTACGGGAACGCCGTGGCGGTCGTAGAGGGAGGAGACCCCGCCGTCGCGTTCACCGGGCACGCCGACGAAATCGGGATGATGGTAAACAGCGTGGACGACGACGGCTACATCCACCCCTCGCGGGTCGGCGGCACCGACCGAACCGTCACGAAGGGTCAGCACGTCGAGATTCACACCGAGGAGGGCGTCGTCCGTGGCGTCGTCGGCCAGACCGCAATCCACCTGCGCGACACCGACGAGGACGAAATCGAGGACGTGTCCGAGCAACACATCGACATCGGCGCGGAGTCGGAGGCCGAGGCCCGCGAACTCGTGGACGTGGGCGACCCCATCACCTTCGACACGCCGGTCCGGGACCTGCAGGGCACCCGGATGGCGGCCCGCGGGATGGACAACCGGGTTGGAATCTGGGTCTCTGCGGAGGCCGCCCGGCGCGCCGCCGAGGCCGACGTTGACGCGACGATTTACGCGGTCAGCACCGTCCAAGAGGAGTTAGGCAAACAGGGCGCGAAGATGGTCGGGTTCGACCTCCCGGTGGACGCCGCCGTCGCGGTGGACGTGACCCACGCGGTCGATTCGCCCGACATCGGTAGCGAAGACGACGAACACGGCGAGGTCGAACTCGGCGGCGGGCCGGTCGTGGCACGGGGGTCCTCGAACCACCCCGAGGTCGTCCGCGCGGTCCGAGAGGCCGGAGACGCCAAGGACCTACCGGTCCAGTTGCAGGCCTCCGGGCGCTCGACCGGCACCGACGCAGACGCCTTCTACACCTCGCAGGGCGGGATTCCGTCGCTGAACCTCGGCCTGCCGAACCGCTACATGCACACCCCGGTCGAGGTCATCGACACCGACGACTTGGACGCCGCCGCGGACCTGCTGGCGGCCTTCGCCGACGAGTCGTCCGGGCGCGACGAGTTCTCGGTCGAGATTTAG
- a CDS encoding RNase P subunit p30 family protein, with protein sequence MPVYEGVHAHPDGDSTVARVAATAADYGFDGVVVRSHSDASADDYDPDRIGDEYGVDVVDAIEIRADDPDVASGHVGNYRPKQTILALHGGTNALNRFAVESDRVDVLAHPMRNRGDFNHVLAKAAVEHEVRVEFDLSRVLRNDGGPRVQALQDLRKLRELVEKYDAPFVVSANPRSHLQLRAPRELAAVGEAIGFSEDQIRAGLAEWSVLAERNRERMSDEFIAPGVKRRRYEEEP encoded by the coding sequence ATGCCTGTTTACGAGGGCGTCCACGCCCATCCCGACGGCGACAGCACCGTCGCGCGCGTCGCCGCCACCGCCGCCGACTACGGTTTCGACGGCGTGGTGGTGCGCAGTCACAGCGACGCGAGCGCCGACGACTACGACCCGGACCGCATCGGCGACGAGTACGGCGTGGACGTGGTGGACGCCATCGAGATTCGGGCCGACGACCCCGACGTGGCGTCGGGCCACGTCGGCAACTACCGACCCAAACAGACGATTCTGGCGCTCCACGGCGGAACCAACGCCCTGAACCGGTTTGCGGTGGAGTCCGACCGAGTGGACGTGCTGGCCCACCCGATGCGGAATCGCGGGGATTTCAACCACGTACTGGCGAAGGCCGCGGTCGAACACGAGGTGCGCGTGGAGTTCGACCTCTCGCGCGTCCTCCGGAACGACGGCGGGCCGCGGGTGCAGGCCCTGCAAGACCTCCGGAAACTCCGGGAACTGGTCGAGAAGTACGACGCGCCTTTCGTCGTCAGCGCGAATCCGCGCTCGCACCTCCAACTGCGAGCGCCCAGAGAACTCGCGGCGGTCGGCGAGGCGATTGGGTTCTCGGAAGACCAGATTCGGGCGGGGTTGGCGGAGTGGTCGGTGCTGGCCGAGCGCAACCGCGAGCGGATGTCCGACGAGTTCATTGCACCGGGCGTCAAACGCAGACGGTATGAAGAAGAGCCTTGA